From one Sphaeramia orbicularis chromosome 9, fSphaOr1.1, whole genome shotgun sequence genomic stretch:
- the LOC115425645 gene encoding fructose-1,6-bisphosphatase 1-like, with translation MSDQGTFDTNVVTVTRFVMEEGKRAKGTGELTTLLNSLCTAVKAISSAVRKAGIAHLYGIAGSTNVTGDQVKKLDILSNDLVINMLKSSFSSCVLVSEENEKAIIVEPEARGKYIVCFDPLDGSSNIDCLVSIGTIFAIYKKTTDTEPCEKDALQPGRSLVAAGYALYGSATMMVLSTGQGVNCFMLDPAIGEFILVDRDVRIKKKGKIYSLNEGYSLYFEPAVIEYLQKKKLPQDGSEPYNARYIGSMVADVHRTLMYGGIFLYPGNVKSPQGKLRLLYEGNPMAYIMEQAGGLASTGFEDILDIQPTSIHQRAPVAMGSPDDVLEYIAICKKHAKK, from the exons ATGTCCGATCAGGGAACCTTCGACACCAACGTGGTGACCGTGACCCGGTTCGTGATGGAGGAGGGCAAGAGGGCGAAGGGCACGGGTGAGCTGACCACCCTGCTGAACTCGCTGTGCACGGCGGTCAAAGCCATCTCCAGCGCCGTGCGTAAAGCTGGGATCGCCCACCT GTATGGCATCGCGGGCAGCACTAATGTGACAGGCGACCAGGTGAAGAAGCTGGACATTCTGTCCAATGATCTGGTCATCAACATGCTCAAGTCTTCCTTCAGCTCCTGTGTGTTGGTGTCTGAAGAGAATGAAAAAGCCATCATTGTGGAGCCGGAGGCCAGG GGAAAATACATCGTGTGCTTTGATCCATTGGATGGCTCATCTAACATTGACTGTCTCGTATCCATTGGTACCATTTTTGCCATCTACAAAAAG ACCACAGATACTGAGCCTTGTGAGAAGGACGCACTGCAGCCTGGGAGGAGCCTTGTGGCAGCGGGTTATGCCCTTTATGGCAGCGCCACCATGATGGTGCTGTCCACGGGCCAGGGAGTCAACTGCTTCATGCTGGACCCG GCCATTGGTGAGTTTATCCTGGTTGACCGTGATGTGAGGATCAAGAAGAAAGGAAAGATCTACAGCTTGAATGAAGGCTATTCACTATACTTTGAGCCTGCTGTCATAGAGTATCTGCAGAAGAAGAAGCTCCCTCAG GATGGCAGTGAACCCTACAACGCCCGCTATATTGGCTCCATGGTGGCAGACGTTCACAGAACACTGATGTATGGAGGCATCTTTTTATACCCAGGAAATGTGAAGAGCCCCCAAGGGAAG TTGCGACTGCTGTATGAAGGCAACCCCATGGCCTACATCATGGAGCAGGCAGGCGGCCTGGCCAGCACCGGCTTCGAGGATATCTTAGACATCCAGCCCACAAGCATCCATCAGCGAGCCCCGGTGGCCATGGGCTCTCCTGATGATGTACTGGAGTATATCGCCATCTGCAAGAAGCACGCCAAGAAGTGA